One window from the genome of Spiractinospora alimapuensis encodes:
- a CDS encoding tripartite tricarboxylate transporter permease, translating into MLDALLQALTLMFTPMGILCLLAGAAVGLTFGILPGLGASQAMILLLPFTYGMDADYAILMFVAIMSSASFGGSLPAILINTPGTPANVCTTFDGHPMALKGQATRAIFLSAASCVAGTIVGAAALYALIPAISSIITEFTTRETFWLIIFGITMISLASKGNTIKGLVAGGLGLLLAFVGRNYVFPGERFTLGMDFLYDGIPEIALLVGLFAVTPMIFIGTRRYVVDPSVTKSAAGATARGTYVQQARQGIGDVLRRPGRTLGSSLFGVLMGIVPAVGGATAAFLSYLLNKQTSKHANEYGKGHPEGVIASEAANDSKDGGGLMPTLAFGIPGDINTAILLGALLMHGVSIGSTLFNQNLRLVMVIILALVLGQIAVALMGAAATPLVSRVTTVHTSYLVPIVVSFSFVGAYVSKGSVWDISIVVALAVLGYFLHLFNYPAVVLILGFLLGVDAERSFVQTMTISQGSIAGFFEGYIVWIIIGTMIATFAVTGFIGRRRVDTGDGSGEPADGSDGPGPRNRSDSTDEPGELAVTPAAGTGTAATATAIATEPTVPVSGPRKEERVIGIAFAVFLLLAIGGFMLAARSYDDGSGTFPLAIGAITGALMLVVLASEISPRVKRGIAKIDAGTPDMAEAEERPEVSYTALARNLQVLGWVVVFAAVVIYLGFMAFAPLVFAYIVRRGGMGMWRSALALSLTVGVIMYLTAVYAPQMYWVGGALKLIPGVVGGGVVPTLF; encoded by the coding sequence GTGTTAGACGCCCTCCTTCAGGCTCTCACCCTGATGTTCACCCCCATGGGAATCCTGTGCCTACTGGCTGGCGCGGCCGTCGGGCTGACATTCGGGATCCTGCCTGGACTCGGGGCGAGCCAGGCGATGATCCTGCTGTTGCCCTTCACCTACGGGATGGACGCGGACTACGCCATCCTGATGTTCGTCGCCATCATGTCCAGCGCGTCCTTCGGTGGCTCCCTGCCCGCGATCCTGATCAACACTCCCGGGACGCCGGCGAACGTCTGCACCACCTTCGACGGCCATCCCATGGCGCTGAAGGGGCAGGCGACCCGCGCCATATTCCTCTCGGCGGCGTCCTGTGTCGCCGGAACCATCGTGGGAGCGGCGGCCCTCTACGCGTTGATCCCCGCGATCTCCTCGATCATCACCGAGTTCACCACGCGCGAGACCTTCTGGCTCATCATCTTCGGCATCACGATGATCTCCCTGGCGTCGAAGGGCAACACCATCAAGGGGCTCGTGGCCGGCGGGCTCGGTCTCCTGCTGGCGTTCGTGGGCCGGAACTACGTGTTCCCCGGTGAGCGCTTCACGCTCGGTATGGACTTCCTCTACGACGGGATCCCGGAGATCGCGTTGCTGGTGGGGCTGTTCGCGGTCACTCCGATGATCTTCATCGGCACCAGGCGGTACGTCGTCGATCCAAGCGTCACGAAGTCGGCCGCGGGCGCCACCGCGCGCGGCACCTACGTCCAGCAGGCCAGACAGGGCATCGGCGACGTCCTCCGCCGCCCCGGGCGCACTCTGGGCAGCTCCCTGTTCGGCGTGCTGATGGGAATCGTGCCCGCGGTCGGTGGAGCGACCGCCGCGTTCCTCAGCTACCTGCTGAACAAGCAGACCTCCAAGCACGCGAACGAGTACGGCAAGGGTCACCCTGAGGGGGTCATCGCCTCGGAGGCCGCCAACGACTCGAAGGACGGCGGAGGGCTCATGCCCACCCTGGCCTTCGGCATCCCCGGCGACATCAACACCGCGATCCTGCTCGGCGCCCTGCTGATGCACGGGGTCTCGATCGGCAGCACCCTGTTCAACCAGAACCTGCGGCTGGTCATGGTGATCATCCTGGCACTGGTCCTCGGCCAGATCGCCGTGGCACTGATGGGCGCCGCGGCCACCCCGTTGGTGTCGCGCGTGACGACCGTGCACACCTCCTACCTGGTGCCGATCGTGGTGAGCTTCTCGTTCGTTGGCGCCTATGTGTCCAAGGGCAGCGTCTGGGACATCTCCATCGTGGTCGCGCTCGCCGTCCTCGGCTACTTCCTCCACCTGTTCAACTACCCGGCCGTGGTCCTCATCCTCGGCTTCCTCCTGGGCGTCGACGCGGAGCGTTCCTTCGTACAGACGATGACCATCTCGCAGGGCTCGATCGCCGGGTTCTTCGAGGGTTACATCGTCTGGATCATCATCGGGACGATGATCGCGACCTTCGCCGTCACCGGCTTCATCGGGCGCCGCCGCGTCGACACCGGCGACGGGAGTGGTGAGCCCGCCGACGGGTCAGACGGCCCCGGGCCCCGGAACCGCTCCGACTCCACTGACGAGCCGGGCGAGCTGGCCGTCACTCCGGCCGCGGGGACAGGCACGGCGGCGACCGCGACGGCCATCGCGACCGAGCCCACCGTGCCGGTCTCCGGGCCACGCAAGGAGGAACGCGTGATCGGCATCGCCTTCGCGGTCTTCCTACTGCTGGCCATCGGCGGGTTCATGCTCGCGGCACGCTCCTACGACGACGGATCGGGAACCTTCCCACTGGCGATCGGCGCCATCACCGGAGCCCTGATGCTCGTCGTGCTGGCATCGGAGATCTCCCCCCGAGTCAAACGAGGCATCGCGAAGATCGACGCCGGGACTCCCGACATGGCGGAGGCGGAGGAACGCCCAGAGGTGTCCTACACCGCGCTGGCCCGCAACCTCCAGGTACTGGGCTGGGTGGTGGTGTTCGCCGCTGTCGTCATCTACCTCGGGTTCATGGCCTTCGCCCCGTTGGTCTTCGCCTACATCGTGCGCCGCGGCGGTATGGGGATGTGGCGCAGTGCCCTGGCGCTCTCGCTCACCGTCGGCGTGATCATGTACCTCACCGCGGTGTACGCACCACAGATGTACTGGGTGGGCGGCGCCCTGAAGCTCATTCCCGGTGTGGTCGGCGGAGGCGTGGTTCCCACCCTGTTCTGA
- a CDS encoding DUF397 domain-containing protein, which yields MNSAPNGIASTALQGVTWVKSRRSNSRGNCVELARLDDGSIAVRNSRFPSGPALVYTQAEIDALILGAKDGDFDNFLS from the coding sequence ATGAACAGCGCGCCGAATGGCATCGCCAGCACTGCGCTCCAGGGAGTCACGTGGGTCAAGAGCCGCAGGAGCAACTCGCGCGGTAACTGCGTGGAACTCGCCCGACTGGACGACGGATCGATTGCTGTGCGCAATTCCCGCTTCCCCAGTGGCCCCGCCCTGGTCTACACCCAGGCCGAGATCGACGCTCTCATCCTGGGCGCGAAGGACGGAGACTTCGACAACTTTCTGAGCTAA
- a CDS encoding helix-turn-helix domain-containing protein, translating into MNAAQPGSGPTVRRILLGHQLRKLRESRQISREDAGYRIRGSESKISRLELGRVGFKKRDVEDLLTLYGVNDPQERDDLLTMAEESNKPGWWQQHSEALPSWFPSYVGLEEAATRIRTYEVQFIPGLLQTEAYARSVIASGDPEAGESEIDSRVTVRMTRQRRVTELHQARLWAIMDEAALRRPMGSAQIMREQLEHIRELCDHPNITIQVVPFRIGAHAAEGGPFTILRFPEFDLPDVVYLEQLTGALYLDKREDVDVYTMVMERLSVASQTPGKTPDVLTAIIKDL; encoded by the coding sequence GTGAATGCTGCTCAGCCGGGAAGCGGGCCGACGGTCCGCCGTATCCTGCTGGGGCACCAGCTTCGCAAGCTGCGCGAGTCGAGGCAGATCAGCCGGGAGGATGCGGGCTACCGCATCCGGGGTTCCGAATCGAAGATCAGTCGATTGGAGCTCGGGCGCGTCGGGTTCAAGAAGCGCGACGTCGAAGACCTCCTCACCCTGTACGGGGTCAACGACCCCCAGGAACGCGACGACCTGCTCACCATGGCGGAGGAATCCAACAAGCCGGGTTGGTGGCAGCAACACAGCGAAGCACTGCCCAGTTGGTTCCCCTCCTATGTCGGCCTCGAAGAGGCCGCGACCCGGATCCGTACCTACGAGGTGCAGTTCATCCCGGGTCTCCTGCAGACCGAGGCGTACGCGCGTAGTGTGATCGCCAGCGGGGACCCCGAGGCGGGCGAGTCGGAGATCGATAGTCGGGTCACCGTGCGCATGACACGCCAGCGCCGCGTCACCGAGCTGCACCAGGCGCGGCTGTGGGCGATCATGGACGAGGCCGCGTTGCGCCGGCCCATGGGTAGCGCTCAGATCATGCGGGAGCAGCTCGAACACATCCGGGAGCTCTGCGACCACCCCAACATCACCATCCAGGTCGTGCCGTTCCGGATCGGGGCACACGCCGCGGAGGGTGGGCCGTTCACGATTCTGCGGTTCCCGGAGTTCGACCTTCCCGACGTCGTCTACCTGGAGCAGCTCACCGGCGCTCTCTATCTGGACAAGCGCGAGGACGTGGACGTCTACACGATGGTGATGGAGCGGCTGAGTGTGGCCAGTCAGACCCCGGGGAAGACACCGGACGTCCTGACCGCCATCATCAAGGACCTCTAG
- a CDS encoding ATP-binding protein, with amino-acid sequence MTGHSTQKSGHGTAEWAWDPPGLSGAVLSENSWWVAALRGHDGVLDFANRGDNRAAWHLEPDSESVKVARGLFRATACDWGMGHVVSDVELIVSELLTNALRHTPAPARGEAAAVQVVALHRGDEFVCAVRDHSDLLPSPREPDFMAETGRGLQLVACFSRQWGVTPVYPHGKFVWALLS; translated from the coding sequence GTGACCGGACACTCCACCCAGAAGTCGGGACACGGCACGGCTGAGTGGGCATGGGATCCGCCAGGCCTCAGCGGTGCGGTCCTGTCGGAGAACTCGTGGTGGGTCGCGGCACTCCGCGGTCACGACGGGGTTCTGGACTTCGCCAATCGTGGTGACAATCGCGCGGCGTGGCACCTTGAACCCGACTCAGAATCGGTCAAGGTAGCACGGGGTCTATTTCGCGCTACCGCCTGTGATTGGGGAATGGGCCACGTTGTCAGCGACGTCGAGTTGATCGTTTCGGAGTTGCTGACTAACGCATTGCGCCACACGCCGGCGCCAGCGCGTGGGGAGGCAGCCGCGGTGCAGGTCGTGGCGCTTCACCGAGGAGATGAATTCGTTTGTGCGGTGCGGGACCACAGTGATCTTTTGCCGTCGCCGCGTGAGCCTGATTTCATGGCGGAGACGGGACGCGGCCTGCAACTCGTCGCCTGCTTCAGTCGGCAATGGGGAGTAACTCCGGTTTACCCCCATGGGAAGTTCGTTTGGGCTCTGCTTTCATGA
- a CDS encoding glycerophosphodiester phosphodiesterase — MIVIAHRGASCYAPENTIPAFVAARECGATMVELDVRQTADGAFVAMHDASLRRTTDVCRVFPDRRPWRVGDFTLAEIRRLDAGSWFGTRFQGERVPTVQEALGVLRHNRLRALVELKAERPDPTLPTRLARCLRSDPYWGEESGRLVVQSFHRGAVRQLARLVPEAHFAVLAPTYGAFALAQVAEYAKFINPHFLRVRPSLVRYAHSLGLEIFGWTVNGPKATRRLVRSGVDGIITDFPDRVAMAVRTGWERRIRGTAFLTVRHDRTAGRMRTVPRSNRRTSNG, encoded by the coding sequence ATGATCGTGATCGCGCACCGGGGGGCGTCCTGTTACGCGCCGGAGAACACGATTCCCGCGTTCGTGGCGGCGCGCGAGTGCGGCGCGACGATGGTCGAGCTGGATGTCCGCCAGACGGCCGACGGAGCGTTCGTGGCCATGCACGACGCCTCCCTACGTCGCACCACGGACGTGTGTCGTGTTTTCCCGGACCGTCGGCCCTGGCGGGTCGGAGACTTCACCCTCGCCGAGATCCGTCGTCTGGACGCCGGCTCGTGGTTCGGAACGCGCTTCCAGGGGGAGCGGGTACCCACCGTCCAGGAGGCGCTCGGGGTGCTGCGCCACAACCGCCTCCGGGCATTGGTCGAACTCAAGGCGGAACGTCCCGATCCCACGCTGCCGACGCGGCTCGCGCGCTGTCTGCGGTCCGATCCCTACTGGGGTGAGGAATCGGGGCGTCTGGTGGTGCAGAGCTTCCATCGCGGGGCCGTCCGCCAGCTCGCCCGGCTGGTGCCCGAGGCGCACTTCGCGGTGCTCGCTCCCACGTACGGGGCGTTCGCGTTGGCCCAGGTCGCCGAGTACGCGAAGTTCATCAACCCCCACTTCCTCCGCGTGCGTCCCTCCCTGGTTCGCTACGCCCATTCCCTGGGCTTGGAGATCTTCGGTTGGACCGTCAACGGTCCCAAGGCCACCCGGCGCCTCGTGCGCAGCGGAGTGGATGGCATCATCACCGACTTCCCGGACCGCGTGGCGATGGCGGTCCGGACGGGTTGGGAAAGACGCATCCGGGGAACGGCCTTCCTAACGGTGCGGCACGACCGGACAGCGGGAAGGATGCGCACGGTTCCTCGGTCGAATCGGCGTACATCCAACGGTTGA
- a CDS encoding serine hydrolase codes for MGILVLALAGREAFGSSEVAPRADAESLAPDPVAKSERIGEAAEEMAEDRSAEIADTIDSYLDDRGVRLGISLYDLNSGVSFDYANDELFTTASTVKVNILVALLLQAQDEDRTLTDEERQLADEMITVSGNDPANTLHARIGSSAGFESAMSEFGFADTEPGAGGVWGSTQTTTTDSLRLLEGIVTEESPLSDASREYVRQLMADVTPEQVWGASVAAGAQDEVEIKNGWVPRDSDGGRWSVNSIAHVFGADRDLLIAVFSDQHASQEAGVECVEDVVTEVMTGLYPGWAPAPDGGTDPSTDGEEHPEMDAEGQE; via the coding sequence GTGGGTATTCTCGTTCTCGCCCTGGCGGGACGGGAGGCGTTCGGTAGCTCGGAGGTCGCCCCTCGCGCGGACGCCGAGTCGCTCGCGCCGGACCCGGTGGCCAAGTCGGAGCGGATTGGTGAGGCGGCGGAGGAGATGGCGGAGGACCGTTCCGCGGAGATCGCCGACACCATCGACTCCTACCTCGACGACCGTGGAGTGCGCCTCGGGATCTCCCTCTACGACCTCAACAGCGGCGTCAGTTTCGACTACGCCAACGACGAGCTCTTCACCACGGCGAGCACCGTGAAGGTCAACATCCTCGTCGCCCTCCTGCTGCAGGCGCAGGACGAGGACCGGACCCTGACCGACGAGGAACGTCAGCTCGCCGACGAAATGATCACCGTCAGTGGTAATGACCCCGCCAACACCCTGCACGCGCGGATCGGATCCAGCGCGGGCTTCGAGAGCGCGATGTCGGAGTTCGGTTTCGCCGACACCGAACCCGGTGCCGGCGGCGTCTGGGGGTCCACTCAAACCACCACCACGGATTCGTTGCGCCTGTTGGAAGGGATCGTGACCGAGGAGAGTCCGCTCTCCGACGCGAGCCGGGAGTACGTCCGACAGCTCATGGCCGACGTGACCCCGGAACAGGTGTGGGGGGCGTCCGTCGCCGCCGGAGCGCAGGACGAGGTGGAGATCAAGAACGGCTGGGTCCCCCGCGACAGCGACGGGGGCCGTTGGTCGGTGAACAGCATCGCGCACGTGTTCGGGGCCGATCGTGACCTCTTGATCGCCGTCTTCTCCGACCAGCACGCCTCACAGGAGGCAGGCGTCGAATGCGTCGAGGACGTGGTGACCGAGGTGATGACGGGGCTCTACCCGGGATGGGCGCCGGCCCCCGACGGTGGAACGGATCCGTCGACGGACGGAGAGGAACATCCTGAGATGGACGCTGAGGGGCAAGAGTGA
- a CDS encoding energy-coupling factor transporter transmembrane component T family protein has product MSVVGVYVPRDTWVHRAPAGAKTLTLIVVVTAVVLVENPWFLGACVVGALALYLVARLGLALVLRVVRPLALFLAVLVLFQGFFAGWDVAALVGTRLTVMVLLGALLSLTTPVSAMLAMFERVLRPLRGLGVASDRAALVLALAIRAIPMAAQAWRRSREAYLARGAAPAAAPARGPGDRGVDSFGRGHGRGDGGPGRGLVRPVPHRSGRRRRGHGVSPRLPGSGAKDPDTACTGLTFRVPRIQDNTVRTTWSFRTHGRYACGSLLPCLLSRVVCVVPSATKSTCPAPPCATPIGVDPLLLWRPRGYSRSRPGGTGGVR; this is encoded by the coding sequence GTGAGCGTCGTGGGGGTGTACGTGCCCCGTGACACGTGGGTCCACCGCGCGCCCGCGGGGGCGAAGACCCTGACGTTGATCGTCGTAGTGACCGCCGTCGTGCTCGTCGAGAACCCGTGGTTCCTCGGGGCGTGCGTGGTGGGCGCGTTGGCGCTGTACCTGGTGGCTCGCCTGGGATTGGCGTTGGTCCTGCGCGTGGTGCGGCCTCTGGCGCTCTTCCTCGCGGTCCTGGTGTTGTTCCAGGGGTTCTTCGCCGGTTGGGACGTCGCCGCCTTGGTCGGTACGCGGCTCACCGTAATGGTGTTGCTGGGTGCGCTACTGAGCCTGACGACGCCGGTCAGCGCGATGCTCGCCATGTTCGAACGTGTCCTGCGGCCGTTGCGCGGTCTCGGCGTCGCCTCCGACCGAGCCGCGTTGGTCCTCGCGCTCGCGATCCGGGCGATTCCCATGGCGGCGCAGGCGTGGCGACGGTCCCGGGAGGCCTATCTGGCCCGCGGGGCTGCGCCGGCGGCCGCACCGGCTCGTGGTCCCGGTGATCGTGGCGTTGATTCGTTCGGCCGAGGCCATGGGAGAGGCGATGGCGGCCCGGGGCGTGGACTAGTTCGTCCTGTCCCACACAGGTCGGGCCGACGACGGCGAGGTCACGGGGTCAGCCCTCGCCTACCGGGAAGTGGTGCGAAGGATCCTGACACTGCGTGTACGGGGTTAACGTTCCGTGTGCCGCGAATTCAGGACAATACGGTACGCACCACCTGGTCTTTTCGGACGCATGGACGGTACGCTTGCGGATCGTTACTCCCCTGTCTCCTTTCAAGGGTGGTTTGTGTCGTCCCCTCCGCAACGAAGTCGACGTGCCCGGCGCCGCCGTGCGCGACGCCGATCGGCGTGGATCCTCTTCTCCTGTGGCGCCCTCGTGGGTATTCTCGTTCTCGCCCTGGCGGGACGGGAGGCGTTCGGTAG
- a CDS encoding energy-coupling factor ABC transporter ATP-binding protein, which translates to MIELSNVSHSYDDRPVLRDVSLRLTERRVGIIGANGSGKSTLARTLNGLVVPDSGRVSVDGLDTRRDPRSIRRRVGFIFADADAQILMPTVAEDVAIGLRDRGRTAAETATMVEETLRRWGLWAHRDHPAHLLSSGQKQLLALASVLATEPSVLVCDEPTTLLDLRNLHRLRRALRALPQRVLLLTHHLDMLTEFDRVLVMDEGRVVFDGRPEPAVAFYQELMGSDE; encoded by the coding sequence GTGATCGAGCTCTCCAACGTCTCGCACAGCTATGACGACCGTCCCGTCCTGCGTGACGTCAGCCTGCGGTTGACGGAACGTCGTGTGGGCATCATCGGCGCGAACGGCTCCGGCAAGTCGACCCTGGCCCGGACGCTGAACGGGCTCGTCGTACCGGACTCGGGACGGGTGAGCGTGGACGGGCTCGACACCCGTCGCGATCCCCGGTCGATCCGCCGCAGGGTGGGCTTCATCTTCGCCGACGCCGACGCGCAGATCCTCATGCCCACGGTCGCGGAGGACGTCGCGATCGGGCTTCGCGACCGAGGACGGACCGCGGCCGAGACCGCGACCATGGTGGAGGAGACCCTGCGCCGGTGGGGACTGTGGGCACACCGGGACCATCCGGCGCACCTGCTTTCCAGCGGACAGAAACAGCTCCTCGCCCTCGCCTCCGTGCTGGCGACCGAGCCCAGCGTGCTGGTCTGCGACGAGCCGACCACTCTGCTGGACCTGCGCAACCTGCACCGGCTGCGTCGCGCGCTGCGGGCGCTCCCACAGCGGGTCCTGCTCCTCACACACCATCTGGACATGCTCACCGAGTTCGATCGGGTCCTGGTGATGGACGAGGGCCGTGTGGTCTTCGACGGGCGCCCCGAGCCGGCGGTCGCGTTCTACCAGGAGCTCATGGGGTCGGACGAGTGA
- a CDS encoding biotin transporter BioY, with protein MPFAIPMGPVPITLQTLGVMLAPSILGARRGTLAVVTFLALTFAGLPLLPGGRSGIAALLGPTGGYLVGWVAGALVIGLLTDRLLRAGRRRYSFWWGVAANAAGGILVVYAFGVPWTAVVTGDWTFAAITGFAVFLPGDIVKVLIASAVAAGVHRSYPVPPAGRGTGEAEAAR; from the coding sequence ATGCCGTTCGCCATCCCGATGGGGCCTGTGCCCATCACCCTGCAAACACTCGGCGTGATGTTGGCTCCGAGCATCCTCGGCGCGCGGCGGGGCACCCTCGCGGTCGTCACCTTCCTCGCGTTGACCTTCGCCGGTCTTCCACTCCTCCCCGGCGGGCGCAGCGGGATCGCTGCGTTGCTCGGGCCGACGGGAGGCTACCTCGTGGGGTGGGTCGCGGGCGCGCTGGTGATCGGGCTCCTGACCGACCGGCTCCTGCGCGCGGGCCGTCGCCGCTACTCGTTCTGGTGGGGAGTCGCCGCCAACGCGGCGGGCGGGATCCTCGTCGTCTACGCGTTCGGTGTCCCGTGGACGGCGGTGGTCACCGGGGACTGGACGTTCGCGGCCATCACCGGCTTCGCCGTGTTCCTACCGGGAGACATCGTCAAGGTCCTCATCGCGTCCGCCGTGGCCGCCGGAGTTCATCGCTCCTATCCGGTTCCGCCAGCCGGCCGTGGCACCGGGGAAGCGGAAGCCGCGCGGTGA